The following nucleotide sequence is from Solidesulfovibrio carbinolicus.
GCCGGCGCGCCCCAGGCCCAAGCCGCCATGCAGCAGCAGAATATCGACGCCTGGCGTCGGGCCGGCCGGCCGCTCATGGTGGTTTTCTGCGCCACCTGCCGCTGCGGGCTGCGGGCCTACGCCCGAAAGGATCTCGGGCTGGCCATGGACGAACTCGGGCCGTGGCGGGAAAACCTCGTCTCCCTGGCCGAACTGCTGGGGGACACCACGTTCGCCATCGGCCAGGCCGCGCCCCCGGTCGTGCGCTACCACCGCCCCTGCCACGGAGCCGGCGGCAACCAGGACCTTTCGCTTTTGCGCCGCATCATGGGCCAGCGCCTGGTTTTCCGGGAAAACGAAACCCCCTGCTGCGGTTTCGGGGGGCTGACCAAGCTCACCCATCCCGACCTGTCCGAGGCCGTGGCGCGTGACGCCCTGGCCGTCTACGCCCCCAAGCCCGGGGAACAGATCGTCACCGGCTGCTCGGGCTGCGTCACCCAGCTGCGCGCCGCCGCCCCGGACGGGGTGGGAGTCGGCCACTGGCTGGAAACCATCGGCTAATGTCGTGTCCTGCGGGAAAGCAGATGTCGCCTTGCCGACAATACACTAAACCATTTGTTTTTCTTAAAAAATACTCCCGTATTTTTTAACGGGCGCGGCGCGCAAGCCGTCTCGACCATTTTTCGGGGCCTTTTCCCACCGCCCCGCATCCATAAGGAGTCCCTTCATGCTGAGAGCCATTGCCCACAAGGTCTTCGGGTCGCGCAACGAGCGCTATCTGAAGAGCCTGCGCCCGCTGATCGAGGCCATCAACGCCTTCGAGCCGCAAATCCAGGCCCTGTCCGACGACGCCATGCGCGCCCGGGTGGCCGAGCTGCGCCAGGAGGTGGCCGACGGCCGCCCCCTCGACGACGTGCTACCCGAAACCTTCGCCATCGTGCGCGAAGCCTCGGTGCGCTCCCTTGGCATGCGCCACTACGACGTCCAGCTCGTTGGCGGCATCACCCTGCACCAGGGCAAGATCGCCGAGATGAAGACCGGCGAAGGCAAAACCCTGGTCGCCACCCTGCCCGTGGTCCTAAACGCCCTGTCCGGCAAGGGCGTGCACCTCATCACGGTCAACGACTACCTGGCCCGCCGCGACGCCGCCTGGATGGGCAAGCTCTACGGGTTCCTGGGGCTTAGCGTCGGGGTCATTATCCACGGACTCGACGACCAGCAGCGCCAGGCCGCCTACGGCGCGGACATTACCTACGGCACCAACAACGAATTCGGCTTCGACTATCTGCGCGACAACATGAAGTTCTACCAGGAACAGCTCGTGCAGCGGCCGCTCAATTTCGCCATCGTCGACGAAGTGGACTCCATCCTCATCGACGAAGCCCGCACCCCGCTGATCATTTCCGGCCAGGCCGAGGATTCCTCGACCCTCTACGCCCGGGTCAACGCGCTCATCCCCATGCTGCGCCGCGAAACCCACTTCACCGTGGACGAAAAGGCCCGCACCGTGCTTTTGACCGACGAGGGAGTGGCCCGCATGGAAGACGTGCTCAAGATCGACAACCTGTTCGATCCGGCCAACATCACCCTGCAGCACCACGTGCTCCAGGCCCTGAAAGCCCACCACATCTTCCAGCGCGACGTGGACTATGTGGTGAAAGACGGCCAGGTCATCATCGTCGACGAGTTCACCGGCCGCCTCATGCCCGGCCGGCGCTACTCCGACGGCCTGCACCAGGCCCTGGAAGCCAAGGAACTCGTGCAGGTGGAGGCCGAAAACCAGACGCTGGCCACCATCACCTTCCAGAACTACTTCCGCATGTACAAAAAGCTCTCGGGCATGACCGGCACCGCCGACACCGAGGCCGTGGAATTCCGCGAAATCTACGGGCTGGAAGTCATCTCCATCCCCACCAACAAGCCCATGGTCCGCAAGGACTTCCCGGATCTGGTCTACAAGACCCAGCGGGAGAAGTTCGAGGCCATCGCCGCCGACGTCAAGGACCTCCATAAGCGCGGCCAGCCGGTGCTCGTCGGCACGGTCTCCATCGAGAAATCCGAGCTGCTCTCGGACATGCTCAAAAAGACCGGCGTGCCCCACGACGTCCTCAACGCCAAAAACCACGAGAAGGAAGCCGAGATCGTGGCCCTGGCCGGCCATGCCGGCAAGGTCACCATCGCCACCAACATGGCCGGCCGCGGCACGGACATCGTGCTGGGTCCCGGCGTCACCGACCTTGGCGGCCTGCACATCCTGGGCACCGAACGCCACGAATCCCGGCGCATCGACAACCAGCTGCGCGGCCGTTCCGGCCGCCAGGGCGATCCCGGCTCCTCGCGCTTCTACCTGGCCCTGGACGACGACCTCATGCGCCTTTTCGGCTCCGACCGCTTAAAAGGCCTCATGGACAAGCTCGGCATGGAAGACGGCGAGCCCATCGAGAACCGCATGGTCTCCCGGGCCATCGAAAACGCCCAGAAGCGCGTGGAAGCTCACAACTTCGAGATCCGCAAACAGCTGCTGGACTACGACAACGTCATGAACCAACAGCGCGAGGTCATCTACTCCCGCCGCCGGGAACTCATGGCTTCCACCGAGCCGGAGACCTTCGTCCAGGAGCATCTCGAAGAGATCGTGGACGAGATCTTCGCACCCTTTGCCGCGCTCAAGGGCGAACCCGACCCCGAGCTGCTGGAAGTCGCCGCCGCCCAGATCGAGGACATCCTCGACTACAAGATCGAGCTGGCCGACGGCGGCGAGGCCGAAAAGCAGGCCGTGCTGGAAGCCGTCGCCGGCCGCCAGCGCGAACTGGCCGAGACCGCCGGGGCGCACTACAAGGAAGTGGCCCGCTACTTCCTCCTCGACAGCCTGGACCGCCACTGGAAGGAGCATCTGCTCTCCATGGACCACCTGCGCGACGGCATCGGGCTGCGCGGCTACGGCCAGAAAGACCCCAAGCAGGAGTACAAGCGCGAAGGCTTCGAACTCTTTCAGCAGCTCATCTACAACATGCGCGACGCCGCCATCCGGGCGCTGTCGCGGGTGCGCATCCGCGCCGAAGTCCAGGAACAGGAATTCCAGCACAAGGACGAAACCGCCAACGTCCAGTATTCCGGCCCGGCCGAGTCGGCCGAAGACGCCAAAAAAGAACCCAAGCGCCGCGAAGCCCCCAAGGTCGGGCGCAACGATCCCTGCCCCTGCGGCTCCGGGAAAAAATACAAGAAGTGCCACGGCGCGAAATAACGCGCCGCATCAAGGGGGGGACGGACCGGCGCAACGGTCCGCCCCCCTTGCCCGTTGGGCCGGTTTTTTCTACACCAAGGGAAACCGCGCCCCAGGCGTCATTCCCAGACACCACCGGCAGGGCCGTCCCCACCTGCCGACGAATCGGCGTGCCCGCGCACGCCCCTGACGGTAAACCATGTTCGCGATTATCGGCATAGTGCTGGTCTTTGCCTGCGTTTTCGGCGGCTACACGCTTCACGGCGGCCACTTGGGCGTGCTGTGGCAGCCGACCGAACTCCTCATCATCGGCGGCGCGGCTGTAGGAGCCTTCCTCATCTCCTCGCCCAAGTCCGTCGCCGTCGGCACCATCAAGCACGTCTTCCATGTCTTTACCGGCAAGGAAGCCTCGGCCGGCGATTACCAGGACCTGCTCACCCTGCTGTTCGAACTCATCAATATCGCCCGCCGCGACGGCATCGTCGCCCTGGAGCCCCACGTCTCCAAGCCCGAACAGTCGGCCACGCTGAACAAATACCCGGCCATCGCCAAAAACAAGCAAGTGGCCCACTTCATCTGCGACAACATCAAATGCCTGCTCTCCGAAGGCATCGACGCCCACCGCTACGACGACCTCATGCGCACCGACATCGCCACCATGCACCACCACGCCATGATCGCCCCCGGGGCCGTCACCAAGATCGCCGACGCCCTGCCCGGCCTTGGCATCGTGGCCGCCGTGCTCGGCATCGTGCTCACCATGGGCAAGATCAACGAGCCGCCCGAGGTGCTCGGCCACAGCATCGGCGCCGCCTTGGTCGGCACGTTTCTGGGCATTCTCATGAGCTACGGCTTCGTCGGCCCCATGGCCACCAACCTGGAATATCAGGCCAAGGCCCAGCAGCACATGCTGCACGTGGTCAAGGAAGTGCTGGCCGCCTTCAACTCCGGCTTCTCGCCGCTTTTGTCGGTGGAAATGGGCCGCCGGGCCATCCCCGAGGACGTGCGGCCGAGCATGGACGACATGGAAGGGGCGCTTCGTGGCAAAAAATGACGGCAAGACCGTCATCATCTACCGCGAATCCGACGGCGACCACGGCGGTCACCACGGCGGCTCCTGGAAGGTGGCCTACGCCGACTTCGTGACGGCCATGATGGCCTTTTTCCTGCTCCTGTGGCTGGTCGTCTCCCTCAAGCCCCAGACCAAGCAGGAACTCTCCCTGGTCTTCCAGGATAAAAACGTGCCGTCCAAGGAAAAGACCCAAAACCTCGAAAAAGTGCCCACTTTCATCAGCCCCGACGCCATCAAGGGCAGCCCGGAATTCAAGCTCTCCCAGGAAAACAAGCTCAAGTACGAAATCGCCATCCTCATCAAGGAACTCATCACCTCCGACCAGAACGTCAAAAACAACTCGGGCGTGAGCAACGATTCCTCGGGCGTTTTGATGCAGGTCAACAACTCCGTCATGTTCAAGCCCGGCTCGGCCGAGATCACCCCGGCCGCCGCCAAGATCATGGACGGCGTGGCCAAGATCCTGCGCGATTTCAAGATCAACCTCACCGTGCGCGGCCATGCCGACGACGACGAAGGTTCCGGCCCCTACCCCTCCAAATGGGAACTCTCGGCCGCCCGGGCCGCCGCCGCCGTGCGTTACCTGTCCGAAAAAGCCGGCATCCCCTCCACCCGCCTGCGCGCCGTGGGGCTGGCCGACAGCCAGCCGCTGGTGCCGCCCACCTCGGCCGAAAACAAGTCCCGCAACCGCCGCATCGAGTTCTTCTACACCAGCCCCGACATGCGCCCGTCCGAACGCTCCCAGGACGGACCCTAGTATCGCGCCCGCGAAAAGCGCATATGGCGCTTTGTAGTCAACAAGCTAAAACCATTTATTTTTCTCAAAAATACTATCGTATTTTCCAAGGGACCCGACACTAGCCCCCGCCCACCGCAGCCATTCCTTCCGCCGCCGCAGCCCATACAGGGGGTCCGGGGGGGCGGTCGGCCCCCGGCGGGTGCGGGCAGAGCCCGCTCTTCTGCCTTGTATCCCTCTCATCCATCTCTCCTCCCTTACGGCGCGGCTGCCGACAAAATCGAGGCCACGGTGTCGGGGTGGCGGACGATGGCGGTGTGCGGACAAATATCCGTGGCCCGGGCGGCGAGGTCGGCGCGGTCGGTGACGAGGATGGCCCGCAGGTTGGGGGTATGGGCGGCCAGGGCGGCCAGCAGGGCGACGCCGGGCGAGCCGGCGGCGCAGACGAGGTGCGGGCCGTTGGCCAAGTCGAGGCCCAGGGCCTGGTCGATGTTGCGCAGCCCTTCGGCCGGCGAGAAGTCGTTCCAGAGGTCGCGGTTGGCCGAGGTGGGGGTGATGGTGACGTCGTAGCCGTCGTCATCGACACGGAAGTGTTGACGCTGAGGGTCGATGGCGTCCACGGCGTCGTGGATGTGCTCTAGCAGGGTGAGCGAGTCGTCTTCGTCGACGGAGCGGGCGGCGTCCTGGCGGGCGATGCTGATTTCACCCTGGCACAGTTGCAGGCCCGAGCCGATCCAGAGAAAGGGCAGGCGGTCAGGGGAAGCCATGAGCGTTTGGATGCGCTCGGCCATGGCCTGGGTGAGTTCGGTTTTTTCCCGGGACAAGGCGGCTTGGCCCTGGTCGCCGACTACTGTTTGCCACTGTCGGCCAAGCGACCCGGCGTAGGCGAAAGTTTGGGGCGGCAGGGCGGCCCGGGCGAGCAGGCTTGGCAGGGGCGCGTCGGTCCACAGCACGGGATGACTGCTTCGGGCCATGGCGAAGCGGCCGGCGGCCACGGCGTTCCAGGCCGGCTGGAAGCTGGTGGCCAGCCGATGGCCGGCCGGGCGGAACAGGGCGTCGGCGTCGCAGATGAGCGTGTTGAAGGTTTCGCCGGCAATGGCCTTGAGTCCCCGCCGCACGGCGTCGCCAAGGCCCGGACGGCGTTTGCCCAGGCGTTTTCGCAGGGCTTCGCGGCCGTCTTCGAGGTAAAGCGCGTCGTTGTCGAGTTGTTCGATTTCCAGGCCGAGGTCCAGGCGCAGGCTGGCGTCCTCGCTGTGTCCCAGGGCGGCGACGTGGTCGCGACCGGCGCAGCGGCGCAGATCGGCGGCCAAGCGGGCGATTGCGGCCATGGCCTCGGGCGGCACGGGCCGGCCGGCCAGGATGGCGGCGGCGGCGGCGCGGCGGGCGCTGGCGGCGCGGTCAAGGAGCTGTTTGAGATCTTCGAGGCTGGCCGGAGGGCCGCCGGGCGTCGGGGGTGTCGGCATGGCCGCATCACAGCCGAAAACCGGCTTCTTGGCAAAGGAAATATCGGGCCGGCCCGGGTCTGGCCGGTTGCCTCGTGGCGGGCCTTGAGCTAGACAGGACGATGCCGCTTCGGGCGGCGGCGAGCCAAGGAGGAAGGGGACATGCGGCTTTTGACGCGTTCGGATTTCGATGGACTCATTTGCGCCGTGTTGCTCAAGGAAGCCGGCGTCATGGACGAGTGGGTGTTCGTGCATCCCAAGGACGTCCAGGACGGCAAGGTGGAATGCGGGCCAAACGACATTCTGGCCAACGTGCCCTACGCCCCGGGCTGCGGGCTGTGGTTCGACCACCACACCAGCGAGGCCGACCGGCTGGGCGACATCGAATTCACCGGCGTGTCCAAGCCCCTGCCGAGCTGCGCCCGGGTCATCTGGGAGTACTACGGCGGCCATGACCGTTTTCCCGCCCGTTTCGACGAGATGCTGGCCTACGTCGACCGCTGCGACAGCGGCGACCTGCGGCCCGAGGAAGTGGCCAAGCCCTCCGGCTGGATTCTGTTGAGCTTCCTCATGGACCCGCGCACCGGCCTTGGCCGTTACCGCGACTACCGCATCAGCAATTACCAGCTCATGATGCATCTGGTGGAGTTGTGCCGCACCCAGTCCGTGGAGGCCATTCTGGCCGATCCCGACGTGGCCGAGCGCGTTACGCGCTACTTCGAGCAGGAGGAGCAGTTCGCCGGGATGCTGCGGGAGCGTTCCAGGCTGATCGGCAAGACCTTGCTCATTGACCTGCGCGAGCAGGAAGAGATTTATACCGGCAACCGGTTCACGGCCTACGCCCTGTTCCCCGAGGCCGAAGTCAGCGTCCAGGTCATCTGGGGCAAGGCCAAGCAGAACGTGGTGCTGACCGTGGGCAAGTCGATTTTCGACCGCACCAACCCCGTGGACATCGGCCGGTTGATGCTGTCCTACGGCGGCGGCGGCCATCGCAACGTCGGCACCTGCCAGGTGCCCGAAGGACAGGCCGAGCGGATCATCAGCGACGTCATCGCGGTGCTAAACGGCGACGTCGCCATGGAAGCTTAAGGCGCGACGCCCTTAGCCACCACAACGGCGGGTCGGGCGATCCGGCCCGCCGTTTTCGCCTCGCCGCCCATTTTTCCAAGGATTGCCCGTGACCGACGCCAAAGCGCCCCACGCCCCCCCCGTTCCTGAAGATCTCCTTTCCTCCTACCATTTCGAGCTGCCCGACGCCCTGATCGCCGAGCGGCCGTGCGAAGTGCGCGACGCCTGCCGGCTGATGGTCCTGGACCGGGCCGCCGGGAGCCTGGACCACCGCGTGTTCGCCGATCTGCCGGACCTGCTCCCCGAGGGCGCGCTGCTCGTCGTCAACAACACCAAGGTCGCCCCGGTGCGGCTCCTCGGCAAACGCCCCACCGGCGGCGCGGCCGAATTTTTGCTCCTCACCCCCGTGGCGCTGCTGACGCCGCAAACCGATCCGGCCACCGGCTGGACCAGCGCCCCGGCTTCGGGGCTGCTGCGCGTCTCCCGGCCGCCCCGGCCCGGCGACCGCATCGACTTCGCGCCCGACCTGGCCGTCACCGCCGTCTCGCGCGGGGCCTTTGGCCATACCGAGGTGACGCTGTCCTGGCGCGGCGCGCTGCCGGCGATCCTCACGCGCATCGGCCACGTGCCCCTGCCCCCTTACATCCGCCGGGCCGACGACGCGGCCGACCGCGAAACCTACCAGACCGTCTACGCCCGCGACGACAAGCTCGGCAGCGCCGCCGCGCCCACCGCCGGCTTGCACTTCACCGAGGCGCTCCTGGCGCGCCTGGCCGGGCGCGGCTTTGGGCTCACCGCCGTCACCTGCCACGTCGGCCTGGGCACGTTCTCGCCCGTTCGCGTGGAGGACCTGCGCGACCACGCCATGCACAAGGAATGGATCGAGGTGTCGCCCGAGGCGGCCCAGGCCGTGTCCCAGGCCAAGGCCCAAGGCCGGCCGGTCATCGCCGTGGGCACCACCGCCGCCCGGACCCTGGAGGGCACGGCGCGCGAGGCCGGGGCGTTTGGCCCCTTCGCCGGCTTCACCGACATCTTCATCCGCCCGGGCCACCGCTTCGCCGTGGTGGACGGCATGGTCACGAATTTCCATTTGCCTGGATCATCGCTGGTGATTATGCTGGCCGCCCTGGCCGGAAGAGAGTCCATCCTGGCTGCCTACGGGCAGGCCGTCGCTTCCGGCTACCGCTTTTTTTCCTACGGCGACGCCATGTTGGTCCTGTAGCCGCCTGGCGTCTCCCCACCGCCTGGAACATTCGGGCCGGGGCGCGCTCCTGTGTTGGCGCGCGCCGATCCCTTGCCCGCCAAGGAGAAACAGATGTCGCGGATTGTCATCGACGAGCAGCGCTGCAAGGGCTGTCTGCTTTGCGTCGAGGCCTGCCCCAAGTCCATCATCGTGGCCTCCTCGCGCTTCAACGCCAAGGGCTACAAGGTCGCGGAACTGCCCGAGGCCTCGATGGACACATGCACGGGCTGCGCCTCCTGTGCCCAGATGTGCCCGGACGTGGCCATAACCGTCTGGCGCACGGCCAAAAGCAAAGCCAAGGAGAACGACTGATGTCGGCCAAACGCATCTTCATCAAGGGCAATGAAGCCATCGCCCATGGCGCGCTGGACGCCGGCTGCCGCTGCTACTTCGGCTACCCCATCACCCCCCAAAACGACATCCCGGAAATGCTGTCCTCGGCCATGCCGGCCGCCGGCGGCGAATTTGTCCAGGCCGAGTCGGAAGTGGCCTCGGCCAACATGCTGCTCGGCGCGGCCGCCTGCGGCGTGCGGGCCATGACCACCTCGTCGAGCCCCGGCGTCTCGCTCATGCAGGAAGCCATCTCCTACATGGCCGGCTCGGATCTGCCCGGCGTGGTCGTCAACATGAACCGGGGCGGTCCGGGCCTGGGCGACATCGGCCCGTCCCAGGGCGACTACTTCCAGTCGGTCAAGGGCGGCGGCCATGGCGACTACCGCACCCTGGTCCTGGCCCCCGGCTCCTGCCAGGAGTGCTACGACCTGACCTTCGAGGCCTTCGATCTGGCCTTCAAGTACCGCAATCCCGTGCTCATTTTGGGCGACGCCATCGTCGGCCAGATGAAGGAGCCGGTGGCAAGGCGCGAGGCCCTGCCCATCGATCCGGCCGAGGGCGGGGATTGGAAGCTCACCGGCCGCGGGCAGCGCGCCCCGCGCATCCTCAAGTCGCTCTTCCTCGAAGACGGGGCCCTGGCCGGCCAGAACATCCGCCTGCGCGACAAGTACGCCGCCATGGCCGCCGAAGTGCGCTACGAAGCCTTCGAGACCGCCGACGCCGAACTGGTCGTGGTGGCCTACGGCTCCATCGGCCGCATCGTCAAATCCACGGTGCGCGCCCTGCGCGCCGAGGGACTCAAGGTGGGCCTGCTGCGTCCCGTAACGCTCTTCCCCTTCCCCGAGGCCGCCCTTCGCGACCTGGCCGGGCAGGGCAAGCGCTTTCTTACCATCGAGCACAACCTCGGCCAGATGGTCGACGACGTGCGTCTGGCCGTGCGCGGCCTGGCCGACTCCGAATTCTTCGGTTTCCTGCCCGGCAACATGCCCACGCCCGAAGACTTCGACGCGCCCGTGCGCGCCGCTGTGAAGGGGGCCTAACATGTCGGAACAGCTTGTTTTCACGCGCCCGGAAGTGCTGGCCGACGTGGCCACCCACTACTGCCCCGGCTGCCAGCACGGCGTCGTCCACCGCATCGTGGCCGAATGCCTGGAAGGATACGGCCTGGTGGAAAAAACCATCGCCGTCAGCTCCATTGGCTGCTCGGTCTTTCTCTACAACTACATCCTCGTCGATACCGTCGAGGCTCCCCACGGCCGCGCCCCGGCCGTGGCCACCGGCGTCAAACGCGCCCGCACCGACGCCTTCGTCTTCACCTACCAGGGCGACGGCGACCTGGCCTCCATCGGCATGGCCGAGATCATGCACGCCGCCAACCGGGGCGAACGCATCTCCGTCATCTTCGTCAACAACACCGTCTACGGCATGACCGGCGGCCAGATGGCCCCCACCACCATGGTGGGCCAGAAAACCACCACCTGCCCGGGAGGCCGGTGCCTGGAACGCGAAGGCGGCCCCATCCACATGTCCGAAATCATCGCAACCTTGGGCGGCGTGGCCTACTGCGCCCGCACCGCCGTCAACACGATCAAAAACATCGCCCAGACCAAGCGCGCCATCCGCCGCGCCTTCGAGACCCAGATCAAGGGCGAAGGCTTCGGCTTCGTCGAGGTCCTGGCCACCTGCCCCACCAACTGGCGCATGTCGTCGGTTGCCGCCAACGAGCGCGTGGGCAAGGAAATGATCCCTGAATTCCCGCTCGGCGTCTTCAAGGACGCGGCCAAGGAGGAATAGCCGTGAGCCTCTACCAAGACGTGATCATCGCCGGCTTCGGCGGCCAGGGCGTCATGCTCATCGGCAACTTGCTCGCCTACGCCGGTATGGAACATGGCTTAAACGTCACCTACATCCCGGTCTACGGACCGGAAATGCGCGGCGGCACGGCCAACTGCACCGTCGTCGTCTCCGACGACGCCATCGGTTCGCCCATCATCAGAAGCCCCAAAAGCCTCATCATCATGAACCGGCCGTCCCTGGACAAGTTCCAGCCCCAGTTGGTGGACGGCGGCGTGCTCGTCGTCAACTCCTCGCTGGTGGACCCCGCCCTGGCCGACGCCTCGCGCGTGCGCCTGGTGCCTGTGGCCTGCAACGAAATCGCCGATGGCCTCGGCAACACCCGCATGGCCAACATGGTGGCCCTTGGGGCGTTTATCGAAGCCACCGGCGTGCTGCCGCTGTCCGTGGTCGAGGAAAGCCTCTCCCACGTCATCGCCAAGCACTACAGCCACCTCATCCCCCAAAACGCCGAAGCCCTGCGCGCTGGCGCGAACGCGGCCAAGGGGTAGAGGGAAGATAAGAAGAAAGAAGAGAAGATGCCTCCGGCGGCCGGGAGGGGCTAAGCCCCTCCCGGACCCTCCCTGAAAGGGGGTTTAAGGGGGCTTTTCGTTGTTGCTTTTGACGTGGCGTTTGGATGGGAACGCCGTTGCCCCGCTGCTGAGGAAGGCTTCGCGGGAAAGGGTTCCCGGGCCAGAGGCCCGAAGCGACGTTTAAGTGGTTCCCTGATTTTCTTTCTGCCGCAGGCAAGGGCACGGATATGCAGCTTTTCGGCATCATCGGCCACCCCCTGGGCCATACGCTAAGCCCCTTGGTGCACAACTGGGGGATTTCACGTTACGGCCTGGACGCCCGCTACGAGGCCTGGCCGACCCCGCCCGAGGCTCTGCCGGCCTTCATGGAGCGCCTGCGCCAAACGCCCATCGCCGGGGCCAGCGTCACCATCCCCCATAAGACGGCGGTCATGGCCTTCGTGGACGAGGTCAGCGAGTTGGGACAGGCGGCGGGCGCGGTCAACACGCTCTATTGGCGCGACGGCCGGCTTATCGGCGACAACACCGACGTCGAGGGATTTTGCCGGCCCCTGGTCATGCGCGGCATCGCGCCCCGGCGGGCCCTGGTGCTCGGGGCCGGCGGCGCGGCCCGGGCGGCCGTGCTGGGGCTCACGCGCCTGGACTCCGGCGTGGTCGGCGTCACGGCCCGACGGTTCGAACAAGCCCAGGCCCTGGCCCGGGAATTCGGCGTCCTGGCCGTGCCCTGGGACGAGCGCGGCGCGTTTGGCGCGGATTTTTTGACCAACGCCACGCCCATGGGCATGGCCGGCCGGTTCGAGGGCGTCTCCCCCTACCCGGCCCAGGCGATTGCGCCCGGCGTGGTGGCCTTCGATCTGGTCTACAACCCGTACGAAACCCGGCTGGCCGCCGACGCGGCAGCGGCCGGCGG
It contains:
- the secA gene encoding preprotein translocase subunit SecA, which produces MLRAIAHKVFGSRNERYLKSLRPLIEAINAFEPQIQALSDDAMRARVAELRQEVADGRPLDDVLPETFAIVREASVRSLGMRHYDVQLVGGITLHQGKIAEMKTGEGKTLVATLPVVLNALSGKGVHLITVNDYLARRDAAWMGKLYGFLGLSVGVIIHGLDDQQRQAAYGADITYGTNNEFGFDYLRDNMKFYQEQLVQRPLNFAIVDEVDSILIDEARTPLIISGQAEDSSTLYARVNALIPMLRRETHFTVDEKARTVLLTDEGVARMEDVLKIDNLFDPANITLQHHVLQALKAHHIFQRDVDYVVKDGQVIIVDEFTGRLMPGRRYSDGLHQALEAKELVQVEAENQTLATITFQNYFRMYKKLSGMTGTADTEAVEFREIYGLEVISIPTNKPMVRKDFPDLVYKTQREKFEAIAADVKDLHKRGQPVLVGTVSIEKSELLSDMLKKTGVPHDVLNAKNHEKEAEIVALAGHAGKVTIATNMAGRGTDIVLGPGVTDLGGLHILGTERHESRRIDNQLRGRSGRQGDPGSSRFYLALDDDLMRLFGSDRLKGLMDKLGMEDGEPIENRMVSRAIENAQKRVEAHNFEIRKQLLDYDNVMNQQREVIYSRRRELMASTEPETFVQEHLEEIVDEIFAPFAALKGEPDPELLEVAAAQIEDILDYKIELADGGEAEKQAVLEAVAGRQRELAETAGAHYKEVARYFLLDSLDRHWKEHLLSMDHLRDGIGLRGYGQKDPKQEYKREGFELFQQLIYNMRDAAIRALSRVRIRAEVQEQEFQHKDETANVQYSGPAESAEDAKKEPKRREAPKVGRNDPCPCGSGKKYKKCHGAK
- the motA gene encoding flagellar motor stator protein MotA, giving the protein MFAIIGIVLVFACVFGGYTLHGGHLGVLWQPTELLIIGGAAVGAFLISSPKSVAVGTIKHVFHVFTGKEASAGDYQDLLTLLFELINIARRDGIVALEPHVSKPEQSATLNKYPAIAKNKQVAHFICDNIKCLLSEGIDAHRYDDLMRTDIATMHHHAMIAPGAVTKIADALPGLGIVAAVLGIVLTMGKINEPPEVLGHSIGAALVGTFLGILMSYGFVGPMATNLEYQAKAQQHMLHVVKEVLAAFNSGFSPLLSVEMGRRAIPEDVRPSMDDMEGALRGKK
- a CDS encoding 2-oxoacid:acceptor oxidoreductase family protein — its product is MSLYQDVIIAGFGGQGVMLIGNLLAYAGMEHGLNVTYIPVYGPEMRGGTANCTVVVSDDAIGSPIIRSPKSLIIMNRPSLDKFQPQLVDGGVLVVNSSLVDPALADASRVRLVPVACNEIADGLGNTRMANMVALGAFIEATGVLPLSVVEESLSHVIAKHYSHLIPQNAEALRAGANAAKG
- a CDS encoding 3-methyl-2-oxobutanoate dehydrogenase subunit VorB, which encodes MSAKRIFIKGNEAIAHGALDAGCRCYFGYPITPQNDIPEMLSSAMPAAGGEFVQAESEVASANMLLGAAACGVRAMTTSSSPGVSLMQEAISYMAGSDLPGVVVNMNRGGPGLGDIGPSQGDYFQSVKGGGHGDYRTLVLAPGSCQECYDLTFEAFDLAFKYRNPVLILGDAIVGQMKEPVARREALPIDPAEGGDWKLTGRGQRAPRILKSLFLEDGALAGQNIRLRDKYAAMAAEVRYEAFETADAELVVVAYGSIGRIVKSTVRALRAEGLKVGLLRPVTLFPFPEAALRDLAGQGKRFLTIEHNLGQMVDDVRLAVRGLADSEFFGFLPGNMPTPEDFDAPVRAAVKGA
- a CDS encoding 4Fe-4S dicluster domain-containing protein, which produces MSRIVIDEQRCKGCLLCVEACPKSIIVASSRFNAKGYKVAELPEASMDTCTGCASCAQMCPDVAITVWRTAKSKAKEND
- a CDS encoding thiamine pyrophosphate-dependent enzyme — protein: MSEQLVFTRPEVLADVATHYCPGCQHGVVHRIVAECLEGYGLVEKTIAVSSIGCSVFLYNYILVDTVEAPHGRAPAVATGVKRARTDAFVFTYQGDGDLASIGMAEIMHAANRGERISVIFVNNTVYGMTGGQMAPTTMVGQKTTTCPGGRCLEREGGPIHMSEIIATLGGVAYCARTAVNTIKNIAQTKRAIRRAFETQIKGEGFGFVEVLATCPTNWRMSSVAANERVGKEMIPEFPLGVFKDAAKEE
- a CDS encoding DHH family phosphoesterase; its protein translation is MRLLTRSDFDGLICAVLLKEAGVMDEWVFVHPKDVQDGKVECGPNDILANVPYAPGCGLWFDHHTSEADRLGDIEFTGVSKPLPSCARVIWEYYGGHDRFPARFDEMLAYVDRCDSGDLRPEEVAKPSGWILLSFLMDPRTGLGRYRDYRISNYQLMMHLVELCRTQSVEAILADPDVAERVTRYFEQEEQFAGMLRERSRLIGKTLLIDLREQEEIYTGNRFTAYALFPEAEVSVQVIWGKAKQNVVLTVGKSIFDRTNPVDIGRLMLSYGGGGHRNVGTCQVPEGQAERIISDVIAVLNGDVAMEA
- the queA gene encoding tRNA preQ1(34) S-adenosylmethionine ribosyltransferase-isomerase QueA, encoding MTDAKAPHAPPVPEDLLSSYHFELPDALIAERPCEVRDACRLMVLDRAAGSLDHRVFADLPDLLPEGALLVVNNTKVAPVRLLGKRPTGGAAEFLLLTPVALLTPQTDPATGWTSAPASGLLRVSRPPRPGDRIDFAPDLAVTAVSRGAFGHTEVTLSWRGALPAILTRIGHVPLPPYIRRADDAADRETYQTVYARDDKLGSAAAPTAGLHFTEALLARLAGRGFGLTAVTCHVGLGTFSPVRVEDLRDHAMHKEWIEVSPEAAQAVSQAKAQGRPVIAVGTTAARTLEGTAREAGAFGPFAGFTDIFIRPGHRFAVVDGMVTNFHLPGSSLVIMLAALAGRESILAAYGQAVASGYRFFSYGDAMLVL
- a CDS encoding OmpA/MotB family protein, with product MAKNDGKTVIIYRESDGDHGGHHGGSWKVAYADFVTAMMAFFLLLWLVVSLKPQTKQELSLVFQDKNVPSKEKTQNLEKVPTFISPDAIKGSPEFKLSQENKLKYEIAILIKELITSDQNVKNNSGVSNDSSGVLMQVNNSVMFKPGSAEITPAAAKIMDGVAKILRDFKINLTVRGHADDDEGSGPYPSKWELSAARAAAAVRYLSEKAGIPSTRLRAVGLADSQPLVPPTSAENKSRNRRIEFFYTSPDMRPSERSQDGP